From the Lolium rigidum isolate FL_2022 chromosome 2, APGP_CSIRO_Lrig_0.1, whole genome shotgun sequence genome, one window contains:
- the LOC124692991 gene encoding AT-rich interactive domain-containing protein 5-like: protein MSDGADSDRDLPPASHHANAHADAPRHPEDPWAAKDDDEDEEDPPAPDEFQDAPLSPETNSDGDGAGSPDRADLPNAGEAAPPYAGGGGVGMRVETNGEDAMSHDADGEDDDDDEDEDDEEDDEEDEDEDDSTPDASPKAEGDIPAGMAQCAGPPAESDPFLDGHDSGTEDEQAAFMAELDRFHRDRSLEFKPPKFYGKGLNCLKLWRQVAHLGGHEQVTICKLWRQVGETFRPPKTCTTVSWSFRIFYEKALLEYEKHKVRTGQLKISVPAIPQPGGTNRETETNTTRNKLCSYTSKEQMIGVNPSSSARIRRDAAARAMQGWHAHRLLANDMYGDHILKDKDSIAFSSRDNRNLKGFGMLHREDSMVIDVGEPADWVKINVRQTKECFEIYALVPGLLREEVHVQSDPAGRLVITGDPDQPDNPWGITAFKKVINLPLRIDPHQTSAVVTLHGQLFVRAPFGHPDM, encoded by the exons ATGAGCGACGGCGCCGATTCCGACCGCGACCTCCCGCCCGCCTCCCACCACGCCAACGCCCACGCCGACGCCCCGCGCCACCCCGAGGACCCGTGGGCCGccaaggacgacgacgaggacgaggaggacccgCCCGCGCCCGACGAGTTCCAGGACGCGCCGCTGTCGCCCGAAACcaacagcgacggcgacggcgccggcTCCCCGGATCGGGCCGACCTCCCCAATGCCGgggaggccgcgccgccttacgccgggggcggcggcgtgggcaTGAGGGTGGAGACCAACGGCGAGGACGCCATGAGCCACGACgccgacggcgaggacgacgacgacgacgaagacgaggatgacgaggaggacgacgaggaggacgaggacgaggacgactccACCCCTGATGCGTCGCCCAAGGCGGAGGGCGACATCCCGGCCGGGATGGCGCAGTGCGCCGGCCCGCCCGCCGAGTCGGACCCCTTCCTCGACGGCCACGACTCCGGGACGGAGGACGAgcaggcggccttcatggccgagCTCGACCGCTTCCACAGGGACCGCAGCCTCGAGTTCAAGCCGCCAAAGTTCTACGGCAAGGGCCTCAACTGCCTAAA GTTGTGGAGACAGGTCGCACACCTGGGAGGCCATGAGCAG GTAACGATTTGCAAACTATGGAGGCAAGTTGGAGAGACTTTCAGACCACCAAA GACCTGCACTACAGTCTCTTGGTCGTTCCGAATTTTCTACGAGAAG GCGCTCCTTGAGTATGAAAAACACAAAGTTCGAACTGGCCAGCTTAAAATATCAGTACCTGCTATACCACAGCCTGGTGGTACGAACCGCGAG ACTGAGACTAacacaactcgaaacaaactttGCAGCTACACATCCAAAGAACAAATG ATAGGTGTGAATCCATCATCTTCTGCAAGAATTAGAAGGGATGCTGCAGCACGTGCTATGCAGGGTTGGCATGCACACCGTCTCCTTGCCAACGACATGTATGGAGATCACATCTTAAAG GACAAAGATTCAATCGCCTTTTCAAGTCGCGATAATAGGAATCTAAAAGGCTTCGGTATGCTCCA CAGGGAGGATTCTAtggtcattgatgttggagaaccTGCTGATTGGGTGAAGATTAATGTTCGTCAAACC AAAGAATGCTTTGAAATATATGCGCTAGTTCCTGGGCTTCTACGAGAAGAG GTGCATGTTCAGTCAGATCCTGCTGGACGTCTTGTTATAACTGGGGACCCTGACCAGCCTGATAACCCTTGGGGCATCACTGCATTCAAAAAG GTGATCAACTTGCCACTAAGGATTGATCCTCATCAAACATCTGCAGTTGTCACGCTTCACGGCCAGCTATTTGTGCGTGCGCCATTTGGGCATCCCGACATGTAG